In the genome of Amia ocellicauda isolate fAmiCal2 chromosome 3, fAmiCal2.hap1, whole genome shotgun sequence, one region contains:
- the LOC136739275 gene encoding ankyrin repeat domain-containing protein 10-like, with the protein MGFYISSLSRTDIRCVKPPSAAQQPRRYQTAPNYNYKWTDIHYEASRGNVEKLRVLLLTSGKDQIDQKDYYGKTPLYWAAYKGQKSSMELLLKHGANVNSQCKHGGTPLHAAVGLFPECALVLIQHGADVDLPDIWGVTPMYLAACSGQIECIQILVQAGAKITYKNKKTGEAPKQLASKMALITWIESYQKEPRSLKHSCRRTIREALGPSRITALHSFDIPLCLKNYLMYEDLQLQEQSQAGVQKSLNGRCW; encoded by the exons ATGGGTTTCTACATCAGCTCCTTATCTAGAACAGACATCCGCTGTGTGAAGCCCCCGTCCGCCGCACAGCAGCCCCGCCGCTACCAAACTGCACCCAACTATAACTACAAGTGGACGGATATCCATTATGAGGCCAGCCGGGGAAATGTGGAGAAATTGCGAGTGCTTCTTCTAACATCAG GTAAAGACCAGATTGACCAGAAGGACTATTATGGGAAGACCCCTCTTTACTGGGCTGCCTACAAAGGCCAGAAGTCTTCCATGGAACTGCTGCTGAAACATGGGGCCAATGTCAACAGTCAATGCAAGCATGGAGGGACTCCACTGCATGCAGCTGTGGGCCTGTTCCCAGAATGTGCCCTGGTACTCATACAG CATGGTGCAGATGTTGATCTCCCTGATATATGGGGTGTGACTCCTATGTACTTGGCTGCATGTAGTGGGCAGATAGAATGCATCCAGATCCTGGTCCAAGCCGGAGCGAAGATCACATACAAGAACAAG AAAACTGGGGAGGCTCCTAAACAGCTCGCCTCCAAAATGGCTCTCATCACATGGATTGAGAGCTACCAGAAAGAGCCCCGCTCCCTGAAGCACAGCTGCCGTAGGACGATACGAGAGGCTCTGGGGCCTAGCCGGATCACAGCCCTCCACTCCTTTGACATCCCGCTGTGCCTCAAAAACTACTTGATGTATGAGGACCTACAGCTGCAAGAACAATCTCAAGCAGGAGTTCAGAAGAGTTTAAATGGAAGGTGCTGGTAG
- the LOC136739311 gene encoding SRSF protein kinase 3, with protein sequence MQCLQPPAQAHLKLSPKSNLAPSSESLLRDPHAWDDIERLLATGGDDNLTQEDSREYCYGGYHPVKIGDTFNRRYQVHRKLGWGYFSTVWLCNDLHKKRLVAVKVSKSGAGFTQAAQDELALLRCAWGSNKKHLYSRHIVELLDEFKLVGENGIHMCLVLEFLGRDLHSYMLSCGTPGLPLSLVKSIIQQVLQGLAYLHNQCQIIHTDIKPENILLNVGEYCLKQTEGGAVNFQPGGDQTIGHTDVDHCGNLLINPVQSATTEDIKVKIADLGSSCWVYKHFSDEIQTRQYRSLEVLIGSEYGPPADIWSTACMAFELATGDSLFEPKAGKSYSVEEDHLAHIIELLGKIPAKLVLSGKYSREYFNNKGDLRRIRGLRTWSLYEVLVEKYHWGLMQATLFADFLLRMLMFTPERRATADQCLTHPWLTS encoded by the exons ATGCAGTGTCTTCAGCCTCCAGCCCAGGCACATTTGAAATTGTCCCCAAAATC GAACCTTGCTCCTTCATCAGAATCCCTGCTGAGAGATCCACATGCCTGGGATGACATTGAGAGGCTGCTGGCCACGGGTGGAGATGACAACCTGACACAAGAGGACTCAAGGGAATACTGTTACG GGGGATACCATCCAGTGAAGATAGGAGATACTTTCAACAGACGATACCAAGTGCACAGAAAGCTGGGATGGGGTTACTTCTCCACTGTCTGGCTTTGCAATGATCTACA TAAGAAGCGCCTTGTAGCTGTCAAGGTGTCAAAGAGTGGAGCTGGCTTCACACAAGCAGCACAGGATGAGTTGGCGTTGTTGCGATGT GCTTGGGGATCCAACAAAAAGCATCTTTACAGCCGGCACATTGTGGAACTGCTGGATGAATTTAAACTAGTGGGGGAGAATGGGATCC ACATGTGCTTGGTGTTGGAGTTTCTGGGGAGGGATCTCCACAGTTACATGCTCAGCTGTGGCACTCCTGGGCTTCCACTCTCTTTGGTAAAGTCTATCATTCAGCAG GTTCTCCAAGGGCTGGCTTATCTTCACAATCAGTGTCAGATCATCCATACTGACATCAAGCCAGAAAATATACTGCTGAATGTTGGGGAGTACTGCCTGAAACAGACAGAAGGGGGAGCTGTCAATTTCCAGCCAGGAGGAGACCAGACAATAGGCCACACAG ATGTGGATCATTGTGGTAATCTACTGATTAACCCTGTGCAGTCTGCGACAACCGAGGACATAAAAGTGAAAATTGCAGATCTTGGAAGTTCCTGCTGGGTG TATAAGCACTTTTCTGATGAGATCCAGACTCGACAGTATCGATCTCTAGAAGTGCTGATTGGTTCTGAATATGGTCCTCCGGCAGATATTTGGAGCACAGCGTGCATG GCTTTTGAGCTGGCAACTGGAGATTCCTTGTTCGAACCAAAAGCTGGGAAGTCATACTCAGTGGAGGAAG ATCACCTCGCTCACATCATTGAGCTTCTGGGAAAAATCCCAGCAAAACTTGTTCTTTCGGGCAAATACTCAAGAGAATATTTTAACAATAAAG GGGACCTCCGACGAATTCGAGGGTTACGGACATGGAGTCTGTATGAGGTCCTGGTGGAGAAATATCACTGGGGGCTGATGCAGGCCACACTCTTTGCTGACTTCCTGCTCCGGATGTTGATGTTCACCCCCGAGCGCAGGGCCACAGCTGACCAGTGTCTCACGCACCCCTGGCTTACCTCCTGA
- the LOC136739327 gene encoding probable peptidyl-tRNA hydrolase 2, producing MEQSDQAAPDSGSQEVNPVFLQQLRELDIPEEAAKQALLHTRNVSAEEAAMYYFNKLENEEEGDEDLLFKMVFVVNMELSMGVGKVAAQVGHAAVGLYQALQEKNSWREMAWKWDHAGAKKVVVQGTNMAHLLELQALAMSLSLPTYLVQDGGRTQVEPGSRTVLAIIGEEEMVNNVTGNLKLL from the exons ATGGAGCAGTCTGACCAGGCAGCCCCTGACTCAGGATCTCAAGAGGTGAACCCTGTCTTCTTGCagcagctgagagagcttgaTATCCCAGAGGAAGCAGCTAAACAG GCTCTTCTACACACCAGGAATGTGTCAGCTGAAGAAGCAGCCATGTACTATTTCAACAAACTTGAAAATGAG GAGGAAGGAGATGAAGACCTGTTGTTTAAGATGGTGTTTGTTGTAAACATGGAGCTGTCCATGGGAGTGGGAAAG GTGGCTGCACAGGTGGGCCATGCTGCAGTTGGACTATACCAGGCACTACAGGAGAAGAACAGCTGGCGAGAGATGGCCTGGAAATGGGACCATGCTGG TGCCAAGAAGGTGGTTGTACAGGGAACAAATATGGCCCATCTTTTGGAGCTCCAGGCCCTGGCTATGAGCCTCAGTCTACCCACTTACCTGGTGCAAGATGGTGGAAGGACTCAG GTTGAACCTGGGTCCCGTACTGTCTTGGCGATTATCGGAGAGGAGGAAATGGTCAACAATGTAACTGGAAATCTGAAACTGCTCTGA